The Aeromicrobium yanjiei DNA segment CGAGCCCGTCCTTGACGCCACCCCGCGATCCGGGGAGGTTGACGACGACCGCGCTGCCGGCGACACCGGCCAGCCCCCGCGAGAGGGCGGCGGTGGGCACCCCGGCCGCGACACCACGCGCCCGCACGGCCTCGGCGACGCCGGGCAGCTCGCGATCGAGCAGCGGGCGGGTCGCCTCGGGCGTGCGGTCGGTCGGGTTGATGCCGGTGCCGCCCGTGGTGACGACCGCGGAGACCCCGTCGGCGAGGGCGGCGGCGATCGCGGTCGCGACGGGGTCGCCGTCACCGACGACGACCGGCTCGGCGACCTCGAAGCCCCACGACGTCAGCGCCTCGACGATCAATGGCCCCGTCTCGTCCTCGTAGACCCCGGCAGCGGCGCGGTTGGAGGCGACGACGACCGCCGCCCGTGGTGAGCCGTTCATCGGCGCCAGTCGCCGCTCTTGCCGCCGGACTTCGCGACCACCTCGATGTCGGTGATGCGCGCGAGCTTGTCGACCGCCTTGACCATGTCGACCACGGTCAGGGCCGCGACGCTGACCGACGTGAGGGCCTCCATCTCGACTCCCGTGCGGTCCGCGGTGCGGACGGTGGCCTCGACCAGCACCACGCCCTGCCCCTCAGGGGTCGTGTCGACCTCCAGGTCGACCTCGACGCCGCCGATCGCCAGCGGATGGCACAGCGGGATGAGGTCGGGCGTGCGCTTGGCGGCCATGATGCCGGCGATGCGGGCGACCGCGAGTGCGTCGCCCTTGGGCACGCCCTCGCCCTGCAGGAGCCTGACGACCTCGGCGCTGACCTCGACGCGACCGCGTGCGGTCGCGGTGCGGGCGGTGACCTGCTTGGCCGTGACGTCGACCATGCGGGCCGCGCCCGAGTCGTCGACGTGCGTCAGCCGGTCAGCCACTAGAACGGCCTGTCGAGCACGAGCGTGCGGACCGTGTCGCCCATGTTGAGGGCAGTCTGGTCCTCGCCGACGATGATGAGGGCATTGGCCTTGGCCAGCGTGCCGATCAGGTGCGAGCCGGCACCGGCCAGCGGGGTGACCTTCGCACCGCGGTGGGTGACCTCGAAGACGCCGCGGACGTACTGCCGGACACCGGGACGTGACTGGATGTCCGAGGCCAGCACCGCGTGGACCATGGGCCGGCGATAGGGGGTGCGGCCCATCATTCGACGGATGGCCGGCAGCACGAAGACCTCGAACGAGACGTAGGCCGAGACGGCATTGCCCGGCAGGGTGATGATCGGCGTCTGCTCGTCGAACACCCGCCCGAATCCCTGCGGCTTGCCCGGCTGCATCGCGACCTCGTTGAACTCGACCGTGCCGAGGGCCGAGAGCGTCTCCTTGACGACGTCGTGGTCGCCCTTGCTGATCCCGCCACTGGTGACGACGAGGTCCGCGCGCACGAGCTGCTCGGACAGCACCCGCTGGAACGTGCGGGGGTTGTCGTCGACGGCGCCCACGCGATAGCAGATCGCGCCGGCCTCGCGGACGGCTGCGGCGAGCATGTAGCTGTTGCCGTCGTTGATCGAGTCGTAGTCGAGGTGGGTGCCCGGCTCGCGCAGCTCGCTGCCGGTCGAGATCACGACGACCCGCGGTCGCGGGCGGGCCTTGACCCGGGGCGCCCCGAGCGCGGCCAGCAGGCCGATCTCGCGCGGGCCCAGGACGGTGCCCTCGGGCAGCACGACGTCGCCCTTGGTGACGTCGTCGCCCTTCGGCCGGATGCGGGCCCCGGGCCGCGCCGGGGCGTAGATCTGGACGCGGGCGTTGCCGCGGTCGGTGTCCTCGAACGGGACGACAGCGTCGGCGCCGCGCGGGATCGGGGCCCCGGTCATGATCTTGACCGCGGTGCCTGCGCTGATCGCGAACGGTCGCGCGGAGCCGGCCTGGATCTCGCCGACCACAGGGAGCATGACGGGGTGGTCGCGGTCGGCCGCGGCGACGTCCTC contains these protein-coding regions:
- the glp gene encoding gephyrin-like molybdotransferase Glp — translated: MSTGGSDDGSEQGASPTGPGTQPTRPRPASIREGLLTVEDHLEKILRGVGPLAAYDQPLVESLGLPLHEAFVAPMDLPLFDNSSMDGYAVRAEDVAAADRDHPVMLPVVGEIQAGSARPFAISAGTAVKIMTGAPIPRGADAVVPFEDTDRGNARVQIYAPARPGARIRPKGDDVTKGDVVLPEGTVLGPREIGLLAALGAPRVKARPRPRVVVISTGSELREPGTHLDYDSINDGNSYMLAAAVREAGAICYRVGAVDDNPRTFQRVLSEQLVRADLVVTSGGISKGDHDVVKETLSALGTVEFNEVAMQPGKPQGFGRVFDEQTPIITLPGNAVSAYVSFEVFVLPAIRRMMGRTPYRRPMVHAVLASDIQSRPGVRQYVRGVFEVTHRGAKVTPLAGAGSHLIGTLAKANALIIVGEDQTALNMGDTVRTLVLDRPF
- a CDS encoding MogA/MoaB family molybdenum cofactor biosynthesis protein → MNGSPRAAVVVASNRAAAGVYEDETGPLIVEALTSWGFEVAEPVVVGDGDPVATAIAAALADGVSAVVTTGGTGINPTDRTPEATRPLLDRELPGVAEAVRARGVAAGVPTAALSRGLAGVAGSAVVVNLPGSRGGVKDGLAVLAEILPHAVDQLHGGDHPRSDS
- the moaC gene encoding cyclic pyranopterin monophosphate synthase MoaC — encoded protein: MVDVTAKQVTARTATARGRVEVSAEVVRLLQGEGVPKGDALAVARIAGIMAAKRTPDLIPLCHPLAIGGVEVDLEVDTTPEGQGVVLVEATVRTADRTGVEMEALTSVSVAALTVVDMVKAVDKLARITDIEVVAKSGGKSGDWRR